GGCGAGGACGCCGACGACCTCCTCGCCGCCGCCCGCGGCGACGCGGCGCTCGCCTCGCGGCTCATGGAGGGGCACCCCTACATCTGGGCGGAGGTGGTGCACGCGGTGCGCGCCGAGATGGCGATGACCCTCGCCGACGTCCTCGTCCGCCGTCTCCACCTCTTCTACGAGGCGATGGATGGGGGGCTCGTGGTGGCGGAACGGGTGGCGCGGCTGATGGGTTCGCAGCCAGGCCTCGGCTGGTCCGCGGACGAGATCGCGGCCCAGGTGGGTGCGTACCGCGCGTCCGTCGAGGCGACGCGCGGCTTCGGCGGCTGAATCCGGGCGCGCGGTGACGCCGTTCCGCCTCCGGCGATCGATGGCGGGTGTCCCGATGGAGACCGCATGATCGTTGACCGGATGTCGTTCCACGGTGGCCGGGTGCCCTCCGGACGAGAGGAGATGGAGATGGACTTCGCGACGGCGTACCTGGGAGAGGCGCGGAAGATGGCGCGCCACTACAAGGAGCTGGCGGAGGGGGCGATGAACCAGGTGGGCGACGAGGACTTCTTCGCCGCGCTGGGAGAGGAAGACAACAGCATCGCCGTGATCGCCCGGCACGTCGCGGGGAACCTGCGCTCGCGCTGGACCGACTTCCTGACGACGGATGGCGAGAAGCCCGACCGCCACCGCGACGGGGAGTTCGTGGCGCAGGGAGAAACGCGCGAGTCCATCACCGCCGCGTGGGAATCCGGGTGGCAGGCGCTGCTGGGAACGCTGGACGCGCTGGGCCCGGACGACCTGGGACGGACCGTGTACATCCGCGGCGAGCCGCACGGCGTGATCGGGGCGGTAGACCGGGCGCTGGTTCACGCGGCCTACCACGTGGGGCAGATCGTGCTGCTGGCCAAGCACGCCGCCGGGCCGGCGTGGCAAACGTTGAGCATCGCCCGCAACCGGTCCGCCAAATTGAACACGGACGGGCGGTAGCGAACCCGCTGCAACGTGGGAGCGGATCAGTTTGGCCCGAATCTCGCAGGCTGCGATGCAGGCTGTTTCGGGTTCGTCCAACGTCGTAAAGAAAGCCGCGGACCCCGTTCGCCACCCCGCGCGGGGCGCTCGTTCCAACCCTCGCGCGGACACGGACGGCTGGCGGAGAAGGGCCTCCCCGGTGTACTATTCCGACGGTAGACGAGCGGATCCGCGACCAAACGGCGGGCCGGGCGTTGACACAGGCCTGCCGGTGCCCTATCCTCCATACACTCCATGCAGTTACATCGTATCGGGCTCCCGGTTGCGCACGCGGTTGCCACCCCTGGGCCCCGGATATAAACGGATCTGTGACGCGGCGGCCGCGGCGGCCGTCCCCTGGCGGTGCACGGCCCGGGTGTCCGGGTTCCTTTCAAGTGGTGCGGCGGTATCCCCGCCGCGAATCTCGGGATGCGGCCATGACGAGACGAACGTCCGTTCTTGCCGTGCACCGGGATGCGTTTCCGCCCTCACGAGCCTCCCGACCGTCGGCGCAGGCTCGTGCAGTGCGGGGTGATGGGCGGTGTCGCGGGCACCTCTGCTCGCGACATCAAATCGGGAAACCATCAGGAGGAACAGCATGTCGAAGCTTCGTGCGCTCGGCGCGTCGTTGCTGCTCGCCCTGGCTGCCCTCCCCTCCTCTGCGCATGCGCAGGGTCGGGGCGAGGTAGC
The sequence above is drawn from the Longimicrobium sp. genome and encodes:
- a CDS encoding DUF1572 family protein; this translates as MDFATAYLGEARKMARHYKELAEGAMNQVGDEDFFAALGEEDNSIAVIARHVAGNLRSRWTDFLTTDGEKPDRHRDGEFVAQGETRESITAAWESGWQALLGTLDALGPDDLGRTVYIRGEPHGVIGAVDRALVHAAYHVGQIVLLAKHAAGPAWQTLSIARNRSAKLNTDGR